In one Melaminivora jejuensis genomic region, the following are encoded:
- a CDS encoding CesT family type III secretion system chaperone: MMDLRQALAEWGAAMGLPELQPGPQGTLQLRFADSGALLGVAEQDDCVVVHHAEPVAHDAAELLLRAMRQAAHVAEPAQAVQVGLRSTAAGDWLVLGIRIPHDELSGQRLHQAAQYLQQWLAQLPPASP, translated from the coding sequence ATGATGGATTTGCGCCAGGCACTGGCCGAATGGGGCGCCGCCATGGGACTGCCCGAGCTGCAGCCCGGCCCGCAGGGCACGCTGCAATTGCGCTTCGCGGACAGCGGCGCCCTGCTGGGCGTGGCCGAGCAAGACGACTGCGTGGTCGTCCACCACGCCGAGCCGGTGGCGCATGACGCCGCCGAGCTGCTGCTGCGCGCCATGCGCCAGGCGGCACACGTGGCCGAGCCGGCGCAGGCCGTGCAGGTCGGCCTGCGCAGCACGGCGGCGGGCGACTGGCTGGTGCTGGGCATCCGCATTCCGCACGACGAGCTGAGCGGCCAGCGCCTGCACCAGGCAGCACAGTACCTGCAGCAATGGCTGGCACAGCTGCCGCCGGCCAGCCCCTGA
- the sctV gene encoding type III secretion system export apparatus subunit SctV has protein sequence MSQTAFVPRLQRIVQVATSRNDLVLAFFLVAVIFMMILPLPTWLVDTLIGINMTVSAILLMVAMYLPSPLAFSSFPSVLLVTTLFRLGISIATTRLILLQGDAGHIIFTFGNFVVGGNLVVGLVVFLILTIVQFVVITKGAERVAEVAARFSLDAMPGKQMSIDGDMRAGTIDMDEAKRRRGIVEKESQLYGAMDGAMKFVKGDAIAGLIIVAVNLLGGIVIGVMQRGMSAGDAMKTYSVLTIGDGLIAQIPALFIAICAGMIVTRVQSGDGPSNVGKDIGQQVLAQPRALLIAAAVALGMGLIPGMPLPVFLILATVVGTVGFVVLRSTRRVVDAKTGQVTEVPAMQPAGEKPKRKADDAADEFAPTVPLLMDVASGLQQAFDAEVLNDELLKIRRALYYDLGVPFPGIQLRFNDALPAESYQLLLSEVPVSQGRLRPGWLLVRESEANLRALQIQYESGAKFLPHIPTLWVSAELRETLTRAGIPFMDASQVLTYHLAFVLKKYSADFIGIQETKFLLSAMEGRFPDLVKESTRVLPIQKIAEILQRLVSEDISVRNLRAILESLIEWGQKEKDSVLLTEYVRSTLKRHISHKYTSGQNVLPAYLLAPSIEDTVRGAVRQTSAGSYLALDPATSKRLVESIRKAVGDLSASAQRPVLLTSMDIRRYMRKMIEQDLYDLPVLSYQELTQEINIQPLARIDL, from the coding sequence ATGTCCCAAACCGCCTTCGTCCCCCGCCTGCAACGCATCGTGCAGGTGGCCACCAGCCGCAACGACCTGGTGCTGGCCTTCTTCCTGGTGGCCGTGATCTTCATGATGATCCTGCCGCTGCCCACCTGGCTGGTGGACACGCTGATCGGCATCAACATGACGGTATCGGCCATCTTGCTGATGGTCGCCATGTATCTGCCCTCGCCGCTGGCGTTCTCGTCGTTTCCGTCGGTGCTGCTGGTGACCACGCTGTTCCGGCTGGGCATCTCGATCGCCACCACGCGCCTGATCCTGCTGCAGGGCGACGCCGGGCACATCATCTTCACCTTCGGCAACTTCGTGGTCGGCGGCAATCTGGTGGTCGGCCTGGTGGTGTTCCTGATCCTGACCATCGTGCAGTTCGTGGTCATCACCAAGGGCGCCGAGCGCGTGGCCGAAGTGGCGGCGCGCTTTTCGCTGGACGCCATGCCGGGTAAGCAGATGTCGATCGACGGCGACATGCGCGCCGGCACCATCGACATGGACGAGGCCAAGCGCCGGCGCGGCATTGTCGAGAAGGAAAGCCAGCTCTACGGCGCCATGGACGGCGCCATGAAATTCGTCAAGGGCGATGCCATTGCCGGCCTGATCATCGTCGCCGTCAACCTGCTGGGCGGCATCGTGATCGGCGTGATGCAGCGCGGCATGAGCGCCGGCGACGCCATGAAGACCTATTCCGTGTTGACCATAGGCGACGGCCTGATCGCACAGATCCCGGCGCTGTTCATCGCCATTTGCGCCGGCATGATCGTCACCCGCGTGCAATCGGGCGACGGGCCGTCCAACGTCGGCAAGGACATCGGCCAGCAGGTGCTGGCGCAGCCGCGCGCGCTGCTCATCGCCGCCGCCGTGGCGCTGGGCATGGGCCTGATCCCGGGGATGCCGCTGCCGGTCTTCCTGATCCTGGCCACCGTGGTCGGCACCGTGGGCTTTGTCGTGCTGCGCAGCACGCGCCGGGTGGTGGACGCCAAGACCGGACAGGTGACCGAAGTGCCGGCCATGCAGCCCGCCGGCGAAAAGCCGAAAAGGAAGGCCGACGACGCGGCCGACGAATTCGCCCCCACCGTGCCGCTGCTCATGGACGTGGCCAGCGGCCTGCAGCAGGCCTTCGACGCCGAGGTGCTCAACGACGAGCTTTTGAAGATCCGCCGCGCCCTGTACTACGACCTGGGCGTGCCCTTTCCCGGCATCCAGTTGCGCTTCAACGATGCGCTGCCCGCCGAGAGCTATCAACTGCTGCTGTCCGAAGTGCCGGTCTCGCAAGGCCGGCTGCGCCCGGGCTGGCTGCTGGTGCGCGAGAGCGAGGCCAACCTGCGGGCGCTGCAGATCCAGTACGAGAGCGGCGCCAAATTCCTGCCACACATTCCGACGCTGTGGGTGTCGGCCGAGCTGCGCGAGACGCTCACGCGCGCCGGCATCCCCTTCATGGACGCCAGCCAGGTGCTGACCTACCACCTGGCCTTCGTGCTGAAAAAATACTCCGCCGACTTCATCGGCATCCAGGAAACCAAGTTCCTGCTCAGCGCCATGGAAGGACGCTTTCCCGATCTGGTCAAGGAATCCACGCGCGTGCTGCCCATCCAGAAGATTGCGGAAATCCTGCAGCGCCTGGTCTCGGAGGACATCTCGGTGCGCAACCTGCGCGCCATCCTGGAGTCGCTCATCGAGTGGGGCCAGAAGGAAAAGGACTCGGTGCTGCTGACCGAATACGTGCGCTCCACGCTCAAGCGCCACATCAGCCACAAGTACACCAGCGGGCAGAACGTCCTGCCGGCCTATCTGCTGGCCCCCAGCATCGAGGACACGGTGCGCGGCGCCGTGCGCCAGACCTCGGCAGGCAGCTACCTGGCGCTCGACCCGGCCACCAGCAAGCGCCTGGTCGAGAGCATCCGCAAGGCCGTGGGCGACCTGTCGGCCAGCGCCCAGCGGCCCGTGCTGCTGACCTCCATGGACATCCGGCGCTACATGCGCAAGATGATCGAGCAAGACCTGTACGACCTGCCCGTACTCAGCTACCAGGAGCTGACGCAGGAGATCAACATCCAGCCGCTGGCGCGCATCGACCTGTGA
- the sctD gene encoding type III secretion system inner membrane ring subunit SctD has protein sequence MSALPQPRVQQAANDTLDLPELRILSGCHAGARVPIDGPLRLGAGEDCDVILSDFDLPAGASIVLRAAAGRWSASPDGTAAEPDSPDSKPPDGEQAGSAAAAPELPLGKSASIGGIFLTVSAAYAPWQQAAPAPVSAAARPKATPAASLKAAAPAEPGQTPQDSRLPPATAAAAPAVASDTASAGRPGAAAKTATDATIKAATDTAANANAATQATSARSGAGRVALLVGLLLLALLLGALLILWLAQASAPQPAAATAAPPAIDSARQQQLLQDIRQTLAGVDPALRLQVEPLPDGGARVSGWVADIEQLDRVAEALGRLRPLPTLGLRTAADLLDELGAAANASGAALGFEPLGAGRIRVSGALTTRQEQAQVLAQLRQHLPAGVELVDGLRVAQSHGPAVQDWLRQAGFDGAQAHWDADSAQLVVELPLAPQQRPALERLLASPGALLAGLPFTLQVRERAPEAVALQHASAAPLPFRIRGVVGGPAPYVVLGDGAKLQPGGRRSGWRLEQINPDTLVFDGPRRLTLLR, from the coding sequence ATGAGCGCCCTGCCCCAGCCCCGCGTGCAGCAAGCCGCCAACGACACCCTCGACCTGCCCGAGCTGCGCATCCTGTCGGGCTGCCATGCCGGCGCCCGGGTGCCCATCGACGGCCCGCTGCGCCTGGGCGCGGGCGAGGACTGCGACGTCATCCTGAGCGACTTTGACCTGCCGGCAGGGGCCAGCATCGTGCTGCGCGCCGCTGCTGGCCGCTGGAGCGCCAGCCCGGACGGCACGGCAGCCGAACCAGACAGCCCAGACAGCAAGCCGCCAGACGGCGAGCAAGCCGGCAGCGCGGCAGCGGCGCCGGAGCTGCCGCTGGGCAAGAGCGCCAGCATCGGCGGCATTTTTCTGACCGTCAGCGCCGCCTATGCACCCTGGCAGCAGGCGGCGCCAGCCCCGGTCTCGGCAGCGGCCCGGCCCAAGGCAACCCCAGCGGCCTCCCTCAAGGCGGCTGCGCCAGCCGAGCCAGGCCAGACCCCGCAGGACAGCCGCCTCCCCCCGGCCACGGCTGCGGCGGCACCTGCCGTGGCGTCAGACACAGCCAGCGCAGGCAGGCCCGGCGCAGCCGCCAAAACCGCCACCGACGCCACCATCAAGGCCGCCACTGACACTGCCGCCAACGCCAACGCCGCCACCCAGGCCACGTCGGCCCGCTCCGGCGCAGGCCGGGTGGCGCTGTTGGTCGGCCTGCTGCTGCTGGCGCTGCTGCTGGGCGCGCTGCTGATCCTGTGGCTGGCCCAGGCCAGCGCGCCACAGCCCGCCGCGGCAACTGCAGCGCCCCCGGCCATCGACAGCGCACGCCAGCAGCAACTGCTGCAGGACATCCGGCAAACGCTGGCCGGGGTCGATCCGGCGCTGCGCCTACAAGTTGAACCCCTGCCCGACGGCGGTGCGCGCGTGTCCGGCTGGGTGGCCGACATCGAGCAGCTCGACCGCGTCGCCGAAGCCCTGGGCCGGCTGCGCCCGCTGCCGACCCTGGGGCTGCGCACGGCAGCCGACCTGCTCGACGAGCTGGGCGCCGCCGCCAACGCCAGCGGCGCGGCCCTGGGTTTCGAGCCGCTCGGCGCCGGGCGCATCCGCGTGTCCGGCGCGCTGACCACCCGGCAGGAGCAGGCGCAGGTGCTGGCACAGTTGCGCCAGCACCTGCCCGCCGGGGTCGAGCTGGTGGACGGCCTGCGCGTAGCGCAAAGCCACGGCCCAGCCGTTCAGGACTGGCTGCGCCAGGCCGGCTTCGACGGCGCGCAGGCGCACTGGGATGCGGACAGCGCGCAACTTGTCGTCGAGCTGCCTCTGGCCCCTCAGCAGCGCCCGGCGCTGGAGCGCCTGCTGGCCAGCCCTGGTGCGCTGCTGGCCGGCCTGCCCTTCACGCTGCAGGTGCGCGAGCGCGCGCCCGAGGCCGTGGCGCTGCAGCACGCCAGCGCCGCGCCGCTGCCGTTTCGCATTCGCGGCGTGGTCGGCGGGCCGGCGCCCTATGTGGTGCTGGGCGACGGCGCCAAGCTGCAGCCGGGCGGGCGGCGCAGCGGCTGGCGGCTCGAGCAAATCAACCCCGATACCCTGGTCTTCGACGGGCCGCGCCGCCTGACGCTGCTGCGCTGA
- a CDS encoding EscE/YscE/SsaE family type III secretion system needle protein co-chaperone: protein MQLLIPGTPAASSTPQEQAMSPLEQALRGPQAEAARAQALQTLDTLEQRLRRNCAQGLPPEEFAQANRLVQACQAARETLTATTHPNHHRSQP from the coding sequence ATGCAACTGCTGATCCCCGGCACCCCTGCCGCATCCTCCACACCCCAGGAGCAGGCCATGAGCCCGCTGGAGCAGGCCTTGCGCGGCCCCCAGGCCGAAGCGGCACGCGCGCAGGCGCTGCAAACGCTGGACACCCTGGAGCAACGCCTGCGCCGCAACTGCGCCCAGGGCCTGCCGCCCGAAGAGTTCGCCCAGGCAAACCGGCTGGTGCAAGCTTGCCAGGCCGCCCGCGAGACACTCACCGCGACTACCCACCCAAACCACCACAGGAGCCAACCATGA
- a CDS encoding EscF/YscF/HrpA family type III secretion system needle major subunit — MSNGINFDTISSTLGVVGTRRESELRDMIAGLKENASTLDLLKLQQQMQQWTMFTQIQSTVVKEVADAMKGVIQKAA, encoded by the coding sequence ATGAGCAACGGCATCAATTTCGACACCATTTCCTCCACCCTGGGCGTAGTCGGCACACGCCGCGAATCGGAACTGCGCGACATGATCGCCGGCCTCAAGGAGAACGCCTCGACCCTCGACCTGCTCAAGCTGCAGCAGCAGATGCAGCAGTGGACGATGTTCACGCAGATCCAGAGCACCGTGGTCAAGGAAGTGGCCGACGCCATGAAGGGCGTGATCCAGAAGGCCGCCTGA
- a CDS encoding HEPN domain-containing protein, with product MSSASSTATPTAASLLERHQALVSQGRNAFTLRMHRALSWLQRAQVQHEGGDDDLAFVCLWIAFNAAYAQDGGEPAGSTSEQQRFRGFLADVCRLDEGRALAALVWQVFPGPVRVLLDNQYLFQPFWDALNNPRSDGSIPGHWRDSFDEARQRVHRALAQQDTERVLYEIFIRLYTLRNQLMHGGATWNSSVNRAQVRDGRALLARMLPVLLDVMMQHPQQFHGKPFYPVMPG from the coding sequence ATGTCCTCCGCATCGTCCACCGCCACCCCCACCGCCGCCTCCCTGCTGGAGCGCCACCAGGCCCTGGTGTCCCAGGGCCGCAACGCCTTCACCCTGCGGATGCACCGCGCCCTGAGCTGGCTGCAGCGCGCCCAGGTGCAACACGAGGGCGGCGACGATGACCTGGCCTTTGTTTGCCTGTGGATTGCCTTCAATGCCGCCTATGCCCAGGACGGCGGCGAGCCGGCGGGCAGCACGTCCGAGCAGCAGCGCTTTCGCGGCTTTCTGGCCGATGTCTGCCGGCTCGACGAGGGGCGGGCGCTGGCTGCTCTGGTCTGGCAGGTCTTTCCCGGGCCGGTGCGCGTGCTGCTGGACAACCAGTACCTGTTCCAGCCGTTCTGGGACGCGCTGAACAACCCGCGCAGCGATGGCAGCATCCCCGGGCATTGGCGCGACTCTTTCGACGAGGCGCGCCAGCGCGTGCATCGGGCGCTGGCGCAGCAGGACACGGAGCGGGTGCTGTATGAAATCTTCATCCGCCTGTACACGCTGCGCAACCAGCTCATGCACGGCGGTGCCACCTGGAACAGCTCGGTCAACCGCGCCCAGGTGCGCGATGGCCGGGCGCTGCTGGCGCGCATGTTGCCGGTGCTGCTGGACGTGATGATGCAGCACCCGCAGCAGTTCCACGGCAAGCCGTTCTACCCGGTGATGCCGGGCTGA
- a CDS encoding ATP-binding protein, with protein MFDLPKAQHGQQLRLPPHRADVAQPADWLFYSLLHDPRHGGLGSLVTADELAIIAGLPHSELQGIRRRKTVDFKVDVPRQDADNALDLGCVIDQGRHYPNNRIHLSRADLNKHVFVTGVTGAGKTTTCLNLLIESGLPFLVIEPAKTEYRELAAHLPGSIDYYRPNGDDHQSLRLNPFALVRPEQRIKSHAGFLKNVLTAVFPMEASMPAMVEAAILGAYEEKGWDIDENSYLPGGDPFDPLSRAWPTMSDMIRQLDAIIPNFGLGKEFAEKYRGSLVSRLRSLTDGTLGRVLDVPQSIDFSALVQRRAVIELEELQSGEEKAIMMALLLGALNETMRQRHGQDRSFRQLTLIEEAHRLLSRPEPGDKAAALAVESFADMLAEVRKYGTGLIIADQIPAKLIPDVIKNTHAKIVHRLFAEDDRRAMGESMMMDDDERNFLPNLATGEAVVFCGGWHGAVHAAIRNDRARTDRPSTFELEPIAVEQLWRERARYYPQLCRLGWLTQEGAEPSERKVFADFVRQTRQGHSQLLRLADAGKNPAHAQMALRWLQAWQRDWQPLAEQGQGAYVQWRAAQADDWPQDLLTAAWLALMLDANPKIKPETTSVSWSFASEQSFLARAFSALFRILHLCVDSGELTQVGRFERSIIEDFDKLFDMLKKFKAI; from the coding sequence GTGTTCGATCTGCCCAAGGCGCAGCACGGCCAGCAACTGCGCCTGCCGCCGCACCGCGCCGATGTGGCGCAGCCAGCCGACTGGCTGTTTTACAGCCTGCTGCACGACCCGCGCCACGGCGGCCTGGGCAGCCTGGTGACCGCCGACGAGCTGGCCATCATCGCCGGGCTGCCGCACAGCGAGCTGCAAGGCATACGCCGGCGCAAGACCGTGGATTTCAAGGTGGACGTGCCGCGCCAGGACGCGGACAACGCGCTTGATCTGGGCTGTGTCATTGACCAGGGGCGGCACTATCCCAACAACCGCATTCATCTCTCGCGCGCCGACCTGAACAAGCACGTCTTCGTCACCGGCGTCACCGGGGCCGGCAAGACCACCACCTGCCTGAACCTGCTGATCGAGTCGGGCCTGCCGTTTCTGGTCATCGAGCCGGCCAAGACCGAGTACCGCGAGCTGGCCGCCCACCTGCCGGGCAGCATCGACTACTACCGCCCCAATGGCGACGACCACCAGAGCCTGCGCCTGAACCCCTTTGCCCTGGTGCGCCCCGAGCAGCGCATCAAGAGCCACGCCGGCTTCCTGAAGAACGTGCTGACCGCCGTCTTCCCGATGGAGGCCTCCATGCCGGCCATGGTCGAGGCCGCCATCCTGGGTGCCTACGAGGAAAAGGGCTGGGACATCGACGAAAACAGCTACCTGCCCGGCGGCGACCCGTTCGATCCCCTCAGCCGCGCCTGGCCGACGATGAGCGACATGATCCGCCAACTCGACGCGATCATCCCCAACTTCGGCCTGGGCAAGGAATTCGCGGAGAAGTACCGCGGCTCGCTGGTGTCACGCCTGCGCAGCCTGACCGATGGGACGCTGGGACGGGTGCTGGACGTGCCGCAATCCATCGATTTCTCCGCCCTGGTGCAGCGGCGCGCCGTGATCGAACTCGAAGAGCTGCAAAGCGGCGAGGAGAAGGCCATCATGATGGCCCTGCTGCTGGGTGCGCTGAACGAGACCATGCGCCAGCGCCACGGGCAAGACCGGAGCTTCCGCCAGCTCACGCTGATCGAGGAGGCGCACCGGCTGCTGTCGCGCCCCGAGCCGGGCGACAAGGCGGCGGCGCTGGCCGTGGAGTCCTTTGCCGACATGCTGGCCGAGGTACGCAAGTACGGCACCGGGCTGATCATTGCCGACCAGATACCGGCCAAGCTGATCCCCGATGTCATCAAGAACACGCACGCCAAGATCGTGCATCGCCTGTTTGCCGAGGATGACCGCCGGGCCATGGGCGAGTCCATGATGATGGACGACGACGAGCGCAACTTCCTGCCCAACCTGGCCACGGGCGAGGCCGTGGTGTTCTGCGGTGGCTGGCACGGGGCTGTTCACGCAGCCATCCGCAACGACCGCGCCCGCACGGACAGGCCATCCACCTTCGAGCTGGAGCCGATAGCCGTCGAGCAGCTCTGGCGCGAGCGCGCACGCTACTACCCGCAGTTGTGCCGCCTGGGCTGGCTGACCCAGGAGGGCGCCGAGCCGTCCGAGCGCAAGGTGTTTGCGGATTTCGTGCGCCAGACCCGCCAGGGGCACAGCCAGCTGCTGCGGCTGGCGGATGCCGGCAAGAACCCTGCCCATGCCCAGATGGCCTTGCGCTGGCTGCAGGCCTGGCAGCGCGACTGGCAGCCCCTGGCCGAGCAAGGGCAGGGCGCTTATGTGCAGTGGCGCGCAGCTCAAGCTGATGACTGGCCGCAGGACTTGCTGACTGCAGCGTGGCTGGCACTGATGCTCGATGCCAATCCCAAGATCAAACCCGAGACCACGAGCGTCAGTTGGTCTTTCGCATCAGAACAGTCCTTTCTCGCTCGTGCTTTCAGTGCTTTATTTCGGATCCTGCATCTCTGCGTTGATTCGGGAGAACTGACGCAAGTCGGAAGATTTGAAAGATCAATTATTGAGGATTTTGATAAATTATTTGATATGTTGAAAAAATTCAAAGCGATTTAA
- a CDS encoding alpha/beta hydrolase family protein, with protein sequence MQITPQAISAALAQDHSKVPEVTPRYPVQTYRLSYLTEDGNGALVRASGLVAVPQKGPGAASPVISYQHATTFRNDNAPSLKLEPAEPPMVLASLGYIVVAADYVGFGETNDRPHPYLQARPTARAVLDMLTAAQTWRRGAGVADTGQLYLVGYSEGGYATMAAQRELERSGSPLLGQLQASLPAAGPYDLQVTLDAQLQRVKDERPEIAWLLKPGNLSHLGSSLRAEVRRQLMRAMMPGDADVDYDGRFIDLYLADNQQGLKEFSSVDWGWKPTAPVYLFHGRDDQTVPFVAGLAGYNSLVAAGGAPVSLQECTQSRPAGHLECVPEYFTYAIGTMQRTARGL encoded by the coding sequence GTGCAGATCACCCCGCAGGCCATCAGCGCCGCGCTGGCGCAGGATCACAGCAAAGTGCCCGAGGTCACGCCGCGCTATCCGGTGCAGACCTACCGCCTGTCCTACCTGACCGAAGACGGCAACGGCGCCCTGGTGCGCGCCTCCGGCCTGGTGGCGGTGCCGCAGAAAGGGCCGGGCGCGGCCAGCCCGGTCATCAGCTACCAGCACGCCACCACCTTCCGCAACGACAACGCCCCCTCGCTCAAGCTCGAACCCGCCGAGCCGCCCATGGTGCTGGCCTCGCTGGGCTACATCGTGGTAGCCGCCGACTACGTAGGCTTTGGCGAGACCAACGACCGCCCGCACCCCTACCTGCAGGCCCGCCCCACGGCGCGCGCCGTGCTGGACATGCTGACCGCCGCGCAGACCTGGCGGCGCGGTGCGGGCGTGGCCGACACCGGCCAGCTGTACCTGGTCGGCTACTCCGAAGGCGGCTACGCCACCATGGCCGCGCAGCGCGAACTCGAGCGCAGCGGCAGCCCGCTGCTGGGCCAGTTGCAGGCCTCGCTGCCGGCAGCCGGCCCCTACGACCTGCAGGTCACGCTGGACGCGCAGCTGCAACGCGTCAAGGACGAGCGCCCGGAGATCGCCTGGCTGCTCAAGCCCGGCAACCTGAGCCACCTGGGCAGCTCGCTGCGCGCCGAGGTGCGCCGCCAGCTCATGCGCGCCATGATGCCGGGCGATGCCGACGTGGACTACGACGGTCGTTTCATCGACCTGTACCTGGCTGACAACCAGCAGGGCCTCAAGGAGTTCAGCAGCGTGGACTGGGGCTGGAAGCCCACGGCGCCGGTCTATCTGTTCCACGGCCGCGACGACCAGACCGTGCCCTTCGTGGCCGGCCTGGCGGGCTACAACAGCCTGGTGGCCGCCGGCGGCGCGCCGGTATCCCTGCAGGAATGCACCCAGAGCCGCCCCGCCGGGCACCTGGAGTGCGTGCCCGAGTACTTCACCTACGCCATCGGCACCATGCAGCGCACGGCGCGCGGGCTATGA
- a CDS encoding Bug family tripartite tricarboxylate transporter substrate binding protein, with translation MTLTRRRLLAHTLAASALPAALAAQAEGAASAKTLRILVGFPPGGGTDAIGRLLAEKLREQLGMTVVVENRPGAGGQIAALALKSAPADGSVLFLTHDHTISILPQVVRNAGFEPARDFVAAGGFATFVNGLAVSPGTPAKTFPEFVDWVKRKQGGKSAIGIPAPASTPEFLVKLLGQRYGLDLVSAPYRGSAPMIGDMLGNQIPAGIASVQDFIENHRAGKLRMLAVLGGKRQDALPDVPTFDELGLKGFEDTPYYGFYAPAGTPEAQLTRFSQALAQVVAQPAVREQLVNMGLTVGFMTPAQLAERERAYTAVWTRIIRDSGFTPQ, from the coding sequence ATGACCCTGACCCGACGCCGACTGCTGGCCCACACCCTGGCGGCCAGCGCCCTGCCTGCCGCCCTTGCCGCCCAGGCCGAGGGCGCGGCCAGCGCCAAGACCTTGCGCATCCTGGTGGGTTTCCCGCCCGGCGGCGGCACCGACGCCATCGGGCGGCTGCTGGCCGAGAAGCTGCGCGAGCAGCTCGGCATGACCGTGGTCGTGGAAAACCGCCCCGGCGCCGGCGGCCAGATCGCCGCGCTGGCGCTCAAGAGCGCGCCCGCCGACGGCAGCGTGCTGTTTCTGACGCACGACCACACCATTTCCATCCTGCCGCAGGTGGTCAGGAACGCCGGTTTCGAGCCGGCGCGCGACTTCGTTGCCGCTGGCGGCTTTGCCACCTTCGTCAACGGCCTGGCGGTCTCGCCCGGCACGCCGGCCAAGACCTTCCCGGAGTTCGTCGATTGGGTCAAGCGCAAGCAGGGCGGCAAGAGCGCCATCGGCATCCCGGCGCCGGCCTCGACGCCCGAGTTCCTGGTCAAGCTGCTGGGCCAGCGCTACGGCCTGGATCTGGTGTCGGCGCCGTACCGGGGCAGCGCGCCCATGATCGGCGACATGCTGGGCAACCAGATTCCTGCCGGCATCGCCTCGGTACAGGATTTCATCGAGAACCACCGCGCCGGCAAGCTGCGGATGCTGGCCGTGCTGGGCGGCAAGCGCCAGGATGCGCTGCCCGACGTGCCCACTTTCGATGAGCTGGGCCTCAAGGGTTTCGAGGACACGCCCTACTACGGCTTCTATGCCCCGGCGGGCACGCCCGAGGCGCAATTGACGCGCTTTTCCCAGGCGCTGGCGCAGGTCGTGGCGCAGCCGGCAGTGCGCGAGCAATTGGTCAATATGGGCCTGACGGTGGGCTTCATGACACCGGCGCAATTGGCCGAGCGCGAGCGCGCCTACACGGCAGTGTGGACGCGCATCATCCGCGACTCGGGCTTCACGCCGCAATAA